CGCGTTCACCCAGGGCGGCTTCGCCGATCTGCGCCTCGTGCACTACTGGAACAAGGGCTTCACCGAGAACCCGCAGAACCAGCGCTACGAGCAGCTCGCCCGCGAGATCGACCGCGCGGTGAAGTTCATGGTCGCGTGCGGCGCCGACTTCGAGGGGATGAAGCGCACCGAGTTCTACACCGGCCACGAGGGCCTGCTCATGGACTACGAGCGCCCCATGACGCGGATCGACTCGCGCACCGGCACGCCCTACAACACGTCGAGCCACTTCATCTGGATCGGCGAGCGGACCCGCGAGCTCGACGGCGCGCACGTCGACTTCCTGTCGCGCGTCCGCAACCCGATCGGCGTGAAGCTCGGCCCCTCGACGACACCCGAGACGATGCTCGAGCTGATCGAGAAGCTCGACCCGGACCGCGAGCCCGGCCGCCTCACCTTCATCACGCGGATGGGCGCGGGGAAGATCCGCGACGCCCTCCCGCCGCTGCTCGAGGCGGTCAAGCGGAGCGACGCACTGCCGCTCTGGGTCACCGACCCGATGCACGGCAACGGCCTCACGACGCCCACCGGCTACAAGACCCGTCGTTTCGACGACGTCGTCGACGAGGTCAAGGGCTTCTTCGAGGCGCACCGCGCCGTGGGAACGCACCCCGGCGGCATCCACGTCGAGCTCACCGGCGACGACGTCACCGAGTGCCTCGGCGGCTCCGAGCAGATCGACGAGGCCGACCTCGCCACCCGCTACGAGTCGGTCTGCGACCCGCGCCTCAACCACATGCAGTCGCTGGAGCTCGCGTTCCTCGTCGCGGAGGAGCTGCGGCAGCGCTGAGCGCTGCCGTAGCGCCTCCGCGACGAGGGTGCCATTCGGTGAGGGGGGCGCGAGCGCTCCCCTCACCGCGGTCGGCTCCCAGCGTGGTTGCGTCCCGGAGAGCGTCCCGCGTTCGGCTAGGGCGAATCGCGGTCACGCGATTCACCCGTTCGCCTGAGACGGGGTCGGCTGGTCGGGCGGCGGCGTGTCCGAACGTTGTGGCGTCCGACGCTGGACGTCCGGCCCGCGTGACGCTCGCTGCCGGCCTGCCGGTCGAGTGAACCCGCGGGGTTCAGGAGGAGGGGACCGCAGCCCTCGCCTTCCGGGGACGGTGGATCTCGATACGCCCTCTGCGAGGGCTACTCGATCAGCAGGGGTGGCGCGCCGGCGAAGCGCCCGGGACTGGGCGCCCGTCATGTCGCTGCCGGCCTGCTGGTCGAGTAGCCCCGCAGGGGCGTATCGAGACCCCACCCCCTCAGCAGGACGGTCATCAGCCTCAGCCCTCTGAGGGGCGGGATCTCGTTACGCCCGCTCCACGGGCTACTCGATCAGCAGGGATGGTGCGATGGGACCTGCGGCGTTTGCGGTGACCCGCCGGCCTGCTGGTCGAGTAGCCCCGCAGGGGCGTATCGAGACCCCACCCCCTCAGCAGGAGGGTCATCAGCCTCAGCCCCCTGAGGGGCGGGATCTCGATACGCCCGCTCCCCGGACTACTCGATCAGCAGGGGTGGTGCGCCGGAGAAGTGCCCGGGACTGGGCGCCCGTCACGTCGCTGCCTGCATGCTGGTCGAGTAGCCCCGCAGGGGCGTATCGAGACCCCACCCCGTCCGCAGGAGGGTCATCACCCTCAGCCTTCTGAGGAGCGGGATCTCGATACGCCCGCTCTGCGGACTACTCGATCAGCAGGGGTGGTGCGCCGGCGAAGCGCCCGGGACTGGGCGCCCGTCACGTCGCTGCATGCCTGCCTGCTGGTCGAGTAGCCCCGCAGGGGCGTATCGAGACCCCACCCCGTCCGCAGGAGGGTCATCAGCCTCAGCCCTCTGAGGGTCGGAATCTCGATACGCCCGCTCCATGGGCTACTCGATCAGCAGGGATGGCGCAGCGGCGAATCGCCCGGGACTGGGCACCCGTCACGTCGCTGCATGCCTGCCTGCTGGTCGAGTAGCCCCGGAGGGGCGTATCGAGACCCCACCCCCTCAGCAGGAGGGTCATCAGCCTCAGCCTTCTGAGGGTCGGGATCTCGATACGCCCGCTCCACGGGCTACTCGATCAGCAGCTGGGGCGTATCGCGATCGAGCTGTCAGCGGCGCACCTGCAGACCACCCGCCCTCTCCGAGGCGAACGGGTGAATCGCGTGCCAGCGATTCGCCCTAGCCGAACGCAACACGCTCTGCGGATCGCGACCACTTCGGAGCGCTGACTGCGGCGGAGGCGGCGCCCGCGCCGGCTCCGCGTGGAAGCACTGCCGAACGGGTGAATCGCGTGCCAGCGATTCGCTCTAGCCGAAGGCGACACGCTCTCTGGAGCGCAACCACCTCGCCCGCCGACTGCGGTGGAGAGGGCGCTCGCGCTCTCTCCACAAGACGATTCGGACTCAGATCGTGATGGTGATCGAGAGCTGGACGCTGGTGCCGCGCTGGACGGGCGCGCCGGCCGCGTACGACTGCGCGGTCACCTTCGTGGCCGCGTCGGGCACCGCGTCGATCAGCGAGCTCGACAGGAGGTAGCTCCACGTCAGGTCGACGGCGTCGAGGGCCGCCTTCGCCTGGTCGCGGGTCATGCCGACGACGTTGGGGACGGCGACGGGCTCCGGTCCCTTCGACACGACGACCGAGATGGTGTCGCCGGTGGTCGCCGGCGCCTCCGGGTTCGCCTGCGTCAGCACGACGCCGGCGGGGACGGTGTCGCTCCAGTCCTCGCCGCTGCTGTCGATGGCCAGTCCCGCCTTCTCGGCGGCGTCGGTCGCCTCCTCGAGCGACAGGCCGACGACGTCGGGGATCGAGCCGAGGCTGACGACTATCGCGATGGTGCTGGTCTCGGACATGGTGGCGGGCAGGGCCGAGCCGTCGGGCAGCGACGCCGAGATGACCACTCCGGCCGCCACGTCGGCGTCGAAGATCTTCGTCACCTCGCCCGGGGTGAACGAGCCGTTCGTGATGGCGGCCGTCGCCTCGTCCTGCGAGAGGCCGGCGAGGGCGGGCACCTCGAGCTGCCGCGGCCCGCTCGAGACGGTGAGCGTGATGACCGATCCCTTGTGCACGCCCTGGCCGCCGGGCGGATCCGAGCTCATCACGAGACCCGCGGGCACGGTGAGGTCCGGCATCTGCTGAGGGGAGACCTCGAAGCCCTGCGCCTGCAGCTCCGCC
The genomic region above belongs to Rathayibacter sp. VKM Ac-2759 and contains:
- a CDS encoding 3-deoxy-7-phosphoheptulonate synthase class II — protein: MVAGLDYWRELEIKQQPQWPDADAVKAASAEVAGLPPLVFAGEVDQLRERLGNAARGEAFLLQGGDCAETFAGATADQIRNRVKTVLQMAVVLTYGASMPVIKMGRMAGQFAKPRSSDLETRGDVTLPAYRGDIVNGYEFTPESRTADPRRIVQGYHTAASTLNLIRAFTQGGFADLRLVHYWNKGFTENPQNQRYEQLAREIDRAVKFMVACGADFEGMKRTEFYTGHEGLLMDYERPMTRIDSRTGTPYNTSSHFIWIGERTRELDGAHVDFLSRVRNPIGVKLGPSTTPETMLELIEKLDPDREPGRLTFITRMGAGKIRDALPPLLEAVKRSDALPLWVTDPMHGNGLTTPTGYKTRRFDDVVDEVKGFFEAHRAVGTHPGGIHVELTGDDVTECLGGSEQIDEADLATRYESVCDPRLNHMQSLELAFLVAEELRQR